A single region of the Thunnus maccoyii chromosome 10, fThuMac1.1, whole genome shotgun sequence genome encodes:
- the soga3a gene encoding protein SOGA3a, whose translation TPCLFLSLQLEARERAELVSGGVQLAAGPGTVASRSNREQHDETSTLRREREAQRRLLADTHSTAMDLRCRLEHNERDWSREKAELLERFDVERREWESQLKDMQKKIEELYCEVKVKREGIGLDTGRQEEHDVVHRLSMRSTSTGSSLLSDNSHSQQLSSSSQSELSRHPALPGLGHNSNISGSGGRDSQQSACFQADSLCEFNIGGQFNQNDHLQAELVDELRSRGPWKQDSVTDSKEALDTSELEAVLHGAPGCGVVQKNGSEGNESPLWGELSCGSTKKKNTTALNAALKEIARVSEELCSYQYEIRKKSGDKRNRSESLCLPEEREMLQGHDKTGLEADEAPCDLSQIYEDLRALERENWITLSPDNTWQATRGPDESWRMSATDPDSYHDTQTSPEVLSEMDIAAPPIPPRSSSWNLSSPTHPDSELHIPESPMTTVRKCHSPCVLVDRKCSSPSIVRKFEAMLQENEGKVLIDGVVASCAVPVSSNCNMGCCHSRWSCDASKFIGSKLSTYGTVQKSFSEVNILSAGKDPDYSPGVGNLQSPELQLPPIVKDLPVELLLSSLEIPTTSPNIQGSKRNIMLEQKTAEFNRTLFQAEMGRGVEEQDSFTATDARSVGCQPAISAACASDEVLLPRESKFQPRCTDVTASVMGVHPEATLSLSTLDSPNQKPEVQPRRSRCGAEVQKVRMKQEIPSGLSPEQSQAGLREASTITSQRTAHRSEVKHKVRTASSPSRKTQHRAATEAPFSETVLPANTQPGQNVEGSSSKNENPHGAKLQPARVGVSPQQPSAENKQRQMTQPGHQTQPKHASLPSSQSDSSRPGPRMMNDHPWKPLTLAAYPRPEGSRSNYGAVERILKNYESAARAQQNQSQQSEMTSSPNLSVKQEENATELDMLDTHPLPLPPTLRHTQPSHTSQTDTTHSQLSSHNVMGVTEIQLTVQEKEESGFSSSSVQKNFSRPARPANRRLPSRWASRSPTSSSSTSSSPSTTPVVPPSFPLQKHTSSFTYSHAFHIETVII comes from the exons ACTCcctgtctgtttctttctcttcagtTGGAGGCTAGAGAGCGTGCTGAGTTGGTCAGCGGAGGGGTCCAGTTAGCAGCAGGTCCTGGCACTGTGGCGTCACGGAGCAATCGAGAGCAGCACGACGAGACTTCAACGCTCCGCCGGGAGAGGGAAGCGCAGCGGAGGCTCCTGGCAGACACACACTCGACGGCCATGGACCTGCGCTGTCGCCTGGAGCACAATGAGAGAGACTGGTCAAGGGAGaaagctgagctgctggagAGGTTTGACGTGGAGAGGAGGGAATGGGAGAGCCAGCTAAAAGATATGcaaaagaaaatagaagag TTGTACTGTGAAGTGAAGGTCAAGCGTGAAGGAATCGGACTGGACACTGGGAGGCAGGAAGAGCACGATGTTGTGCATCGGCTCAGTATGCGTTCAACCAGCACTGGCTCCAGTCTGCTCAGTGACAACTCCCACTCCCagcagctcagcagcagcagtcagtcaGAACTGAGCAGACACCCAGCATTACCTGGTTTGGGtcacaacagcaacatcagTGGCAGTGGTGGGAGAGATAGTCAACAGTCCGCCTGTTTCCAGGCAGACAGCCTCTGTGAATTTAATATTGGTGGTCAGTTTAATCAGAATGACCATTTACAAGCTGAGCTGGTGGATGAATTGAGATCCAGAGGCCCTTGGAAGCAAGACTCAGTCACTGATAGCAAGGAGGCATTGGACACATCGGAGCTGGAGGCTGTTTTACACGGAGCCCCTGGATGTGGAGTGGTACAGAAAAATGGCTCTGAAGGGAATGAAAGTCCTCTGTGGGGAGAGCTGAGTTGTGGCAGCACCAAGAAGAAGAACACCACTGCTCTCAATGCT gcTCTGAAAGAGATCGCCCGTGTCAGTGAGGAGCTATGTAGCTACCAGTATGAGATCAGAAAGAAGAGTGGGGATAAGAG GAATCGATCTGAATCCTTGTGCCTCCCGGAGGAGAGGGAGATGCTGCAAGGGCACGATAAAACCGGACTGGAAGCGGATGAAGCACCTTGCGACCTCAGCCAGATCTACGAAGACCTGCGGGCCTTGGAGAGGGAAAACTGGATCACCTTGTCACCAGATAACACCTGGCAGGCCACCAGAGGGCCAGACGAATCCTGGAGAATGAGTGCCACTGATCCAGACAGCTACcatgacacacagacaagcCCTGAAGTACTGTCTGAGATGGATATAGCAGCCCCGCCCATCCCTCCCCGCTCCTCCTCCTGGAATCTGAGTAGCCCCACCCATCCAGACTCAGAACTCCACATCCCAGAATCCCCCATGACGACAGTGAGGAAGTGCCATAGCCCGTGTGTTCTAGTGGACAGAAAGTGTAGCAGTCCATCCATCGTCAGGAAGTTTGAGGCTATGCTCCAAGAAAACGAAGGAAAGGTTTTAATAGACGGTGTGGTAGCATCGTGCGCTGTACCCGTTAGCTCTAACTGTAACATGGGCTGCTGCCACAGCCGCTGGTCCTGTGATGCAAGCAAGTTCATTGGCAGTAAGTTGTCTACGTATGGGACTGTCCAGAAAAGTTTCTCCGAGGTCAACATATTGAGTGCTGGAAAAGACCCAGATTACAGCCCTGGTGTTGGGAACTTACAAAGCCCTGAGCTACAATTACCTCCGATTGTCAAAGACTTACCTGTAGAGTTGCTATTGTCTTCTCTGGAAATACCAACTACCAGCCCCAACATCCAGGGTTCCAAAAGAAACATAATGCTGGaacaaaaaacagctgagttcAACAGAACTTTGTTTCAGGCGGAGATGGGCCGTGGCGTAGAGGAGCAAGACAGTTTTACAGCAACAGATGCCCGCTCTGTGGGTTGCCAACCAGCCATTTCAGCAGCTTGTGCGTCAGATGAGGTTTTACTTCCCAGGGAGAGTAAATTTCAGCCACGTTGTACTGATGTCACTGCTAGTGTCATGGGCGTACATCCTGAAGCCACATTATCTCTGTCCACCTTGGATTCCCCTAATCAGAAGCCCGAGGTCCAACCGAGGCGAAGCAGATGTGGTGCTGAAGTTCAAAAAGTCAGAATGAAGCAGGAAATCCCGTCTGGCCTTTCACCTGAACAGTCACAGGCTGGACTCAGGGAAGCAAGCACGATAACCTCTCAGAGAACCGCACACCGTTCTGAGGTCAAGCACAAAGTTCGAACAGCAAGCAGTCCTTCcaggaaaacacaacacagagcagCCACAGAGGCTCCCTTTTCTGAGACTGTCTTGCCTGCAAATACCCAGCCAGGTCAGAATGTGGAGGGTTCCAGCTCCAAGAATGAGAATCCCCATGGAGCAAAGCTTCAGCCAGCCAGGGTTGGTGTCTCACCCCAGCAGCCCTCTGCTGagaacaaacaaagacagatgaCACAGCCAGGGCACCAGACGCAGCCAAAGCATgcatctcttccttcctcccaGTCTGACTCTTCCAGACCTGGACCTCGAATGATGAATGACCATCCTTGGAAGCCCCTCACTCTGGCTGCGTATCCACGGCCCGAGGGATCCAGGTCCAACTACGGGGCAGTGGAAAGGATTCTGAAGAATTATGAGAGTGCAGCCCGGGCTCAACAGAACCAGAGCCAACAGAGTGAAATGACTTCAAGTCCTAACCTCAGCGTCAAGCAGGAGGAGAACGCAACAGAACTGGACATGCTGGACACACATCCTCTGCCCTTACCTCCTActctgagacacacacagcCCTCACACACCTCACAGACAGACACCACACATTCACAACTCAGCAGCCACAATGTCATGGGAGTGACAGAGATACAGCTTACAGTGCAG GAGAAAGAAGAGTCTGGCTTCTCCTCGTCCTCCGTCCAGAAGAACTTCTCGAGGCCTGCCCGCCCAGCCAATCGACGCCTCCCCTCCCGATGGGCCAGTCGCTCccccacttcctcctcctccacctcctcgtCTCCCTCTACCACCCCTGTCGTACCTCCATCCTTCCCGCTCCAGAAACACACTTCCTCCTTTACCTACTCACACGCCTTTCACATAGAGACCGTCATCATTTGA